A genomic stretch from Caulobacter sp. FWC2 includes:
- a CDS encoding O-antigen ligase family protein gives MSTPYRLYAEEAPQALDAALETARPRIDIPFWTCVFATLIFSQFYLMLFTGPGTGGATPSSSAANSQSAALRMIFFPVYLAVLITICARPARFLAVLARSWLLLGLLSIAAASVFWSLQPDVTQRRLIAVVFTTLAGVLLAERFEWPKTLEVLATTFAFVVALSFVFGLLMPAYGVMSVDFPGAWRGVYGFKNQLGYAMSLATPTFLAAAIANPQRRKLWLGFAAGALALILLSTSKTALLSCLAGLAFVPLIALCRRGPALGALAILAAVSALALGGAVLWLAPEAVFGLIGRDATFTGRTLIWDAVHRQIQHQPMTGYGYGAVWDDQSGRGPVAWISHDQGFTIFSAHNTILGVWLELGYIGVAAWLMLLVGAWLKGLLRLATAPAYFFLPFLVIFTLHSLTEADALIQNDLGWVIFSMTVTKLALPWRSAD, from the coding sequence ATGTCGACGCCCTACCGCCTGTATGCCGAAGAGGCGCCGCAGGCCTTAGACGCGGCGTTGGAGACGGCCCGGCCGCGGATCGACATCCCTTTCTGGACCTGCGTCTTCGCGACGCTGATCTTCAGTCAGTTCTACCTGATGCTGTTCACAGGCCCGGGCACCGGCGGGGCGACCCCGTCGTCGAGCGCGGCCAACAGCCAGTCCGCCGCCCTGCGGATGATCTTCTTTCCAGTCTATCTGGCTGTCCTGATCACCATCTGCGCGCGCCCCGCCCGCTTTCTCGCGGTCCTGGCGCGGTCCTGGCTGCTGCTGGGACTGCTGAGCATCGCGGCGGCCTCGGTGTTCTGGAGCCTGCAGCCCGACGTGACCCAGCGCCGACTGATCGCGGTCGTGTTCACCACCCTGGCCGGGGTGCTGCTGGCCGAGCGCTTCGAATGGCCCAAGACGCTGGAGGTCCTGGCCACGACGTTCGCCTTCGTCGTCGCCCTGTCGTTCGTCTTCGGCCTGCTCATGCCGGCCTATGGCGTGATGTCGGTGGACTTCCCCGGCGCGTGGCGCGGCGTCTACGGGTTCAAGAACCAGCTTGGCTACGCCATGTCGCTGGCGACGCCGACCTTCCTGGCCGCCGCCATCGCCAACCCGCAGCGACGCAAGCTGTGGCTGGGCTTCGCCGCCGGCGCCCTGGCGCTGATCCTGCTGTCGACGTCCAAGACCGCCCTGCTCTCGTGCCTGGCGGGCCTGGCCTTCGTGCCGTTGATCGCGCTGTGCCGGCGGGGGCCGGCGCTGGGCGCGCTGGCGATCCTGGCCGCCGTCAGCGCCCTCGCCCTCGGCGGCGCGGTCCTCTGGCTGGCGCCCGAGGCGGTCTTCGGCCTGATCGGCCGCGACGCCACCTTCACCGGCCGCACCCTGATCTGGGACGCCGTCCACCGGCAGATTCAGCACCAGCCGATGACCGGCTACGGCTACGGGGCCGTCTGGGACGACCAGTCGGGACGGGGGCCCGTCGCCTGGATCTCGCACGACCAGGGCTTCACGATCTTCTCCGCCCACAACACCATCCTCGGGGTCTGGCTGGAGCTGGGCTACATCGGCGTCGCCGCCTGGCTGATGCTGCTGGTCGGGGCCTGGCTGAAGGGACTGCTGCGGCTGGCGACCGCGCCGGCCTATTTCTTCCTGCCGTTCCTGGTGATCTTCACCCTGCACAGCCTGACCGAGGCCGACGCGCTGATCCAGAACGACCTGGGCTGGGTGATCTTCTCGATGACCGTGACCAAGCTGGCCCTGCCCTGGCGCTCGGCGGACTGA
- the rplL gene encoding 50S ribosomal protein L7/L12, which yields MSKLEKLVEELSTLSVLEAAELSKLLEEKWGVSAAAPVAVAAAGGAAAPVEAAEEQTEFTVVLTNGGDKKINVIKEVRGVRPDLGLKEAKDLVEGAPQNVVENVSKAQADEVAKKLTEAGATVQIK from the coding sequence ATGTCGAAGCTCGAAAAGCTGGTCGAAGAACTGTCCACCCTGTCGGTGCTGGAAGCCGCTGAACTGTCGAAGCTGCTGGAAGAAAAGTGGGGCGTCTCGGCCGCCGCTCCGGTCGCCGTCGCCGCCGCTGGTGGCGCTGCCGCCCCGGTTGAAGCCGCTGAAGAGCAAACCGAGTTCACCGTCGTTCTGACGAACGGTGGCGACAAGAAGATCAACGTGATCAAGGAAGTCCGCGGCGTCCGTCCGGACCTCGGCCTGAAGGAAGCCAAGGACCTGGTCGAAGGCGCTCCGCAGAACGTCGTCGAAAACGTCTCGAAGGCTCAAGCCGACGAAGTCGCGAAGAAGCTCACGGAAGCCGGCGCCACCGTCCAAATCAAGTAA
- a CDS encoding alpha/beta fold hydrolase: MHRTAAAFTALLLAFASSAWTSPAFAELKAPPTPRAVVADPARDKDHPADMAAFQVDIAGSKVNAILYTASGTQPHPTMLFLHGFPGNETNIDLLQAVRRAGWNAMRINYRGSWGSQGQFSFANARADGEAAVAWLLDPANVAKYHIDPKRIVVAGHSMGGFMAADAVAAEPRVAGAVLIDAWDIGSRSERITSPEARKAVIEAMRPDTAPLAATPEALVGEIERDAAKLDLENLTARISDRPVLLIGAEFAGAPGTRKLAAAAKAAGAQTGEKGTLTEAYYPTDHSFSDSRIALESEVIRWLARFDPTIAPAGSRIPLKAAYDPNNPFARIIRGELPAWKVYEDADVLAFMDRAPLEAGHVLVISKTSKARNLLDMDPKELAKVMAVAQKVGQAEVDALGLEGFMLIQNNGVGQSVPHLHVHVIPRIAGKPVYLAENAPADPKDLEAMAAKIRAAMKP; this comes from the coding sequence ATGCACCGCACCGCCGCCGCGTTCACCGCGCTTCTGCTGGCCTTCGCCAGTTCCGCCTGGACCAGTCCTGCCTTCGCCGAGTTGAAGGCCCCGCCGACGCCCCGGGCCGTGGTCGCCGATCCGGCGCGCGACAAGGACCATCCGGCCGACATGGCCGCCTTCCAGGTCGACATCGCCGGGTCCAAGGTCAACGCCATCCTCTACACGGCCTCGGGGACGCAGCCGCATCCGACGATGCTGTTCCTGCACGGCTTCCCGGGCAATGAGACCAATATCGACCTGCTGCAGGCCGTGCGCCGCGCCGGCTGGAACGCCATGCGGATCAACTATCGCGGCTCGTGGGGCAGCCAGGGCCAGTTCAGCTTCGCCAACGCCCGCGCCGACGGCGAGGCGGCCGTGGCCTGGCTGCTGGACCCGGCCAATGTCGCCAAATACCACATCGATCCCAAGCGCATCGTCGTGGCCGGCCACAGCATGGGCGGCTTCATGGCCGCCGACGCCGTCGCCGCCGAACCGCGCGTGGCGGGCGCTGTGCTGATCGACGCCTGGGACATCGGTTCACGCAGCGAACGGATTACCTCGCCCGAGGCTCGCAAGGCCGTGATCGAGGCCATGCGCCCCGACACCGCGCCCCTGGCCGCCACGCCCGAAGCCCTGGTCGGCGAGATCGAGCGCGACGCGGCCAAGCTGGACCTCGAGAACCTCACCGCCAGGATCTCCGACCGTCCGGTGCTGCTGATCGGCGCCGAGTTCGCCGGCGCGCCCGGCACGCGTAAGCTGGCCGCCGCCGCCAAGGCCGCCGGGGCCCAAACCGGCGAAAAGGGGACTCTGACCGAGGCCTATTACCCCACCGACCACAGCTTCTCGGACTCCCGCATCGCCCTGGAGAGCGAGGTGATCCGCTGGCTGGCCCGGTTCGATCCGACGATCGCGCCGGCCGGGTCGCGCATTCCGCTGAAGGCCGCCTACGATCCGAACAACCCGTTCGCCAGGATCATCCGGGGCGAGCTGCCAGCCTGGAAGGTCTATGAGGACGCCGACGTCCTGGCCTTCATGGACCGCGCGCCGCTCGAGGCCGGCCACGTGCTGGTGATCTCCAAGACCTCCAAGGCCCGCAACCTGCTGGACATGGATCCCAAGGAACTCGCCAAGGTCATGGCCGTCGCCCAGAAGGTCGGCCAGGCGGAGGTGGACGCCCTGGGGCTGGAGGGCTTCATGCTGATCCAGAACAACGGCGTCGGCCAGAGCGTGCCGCACCTGCATGTCCACGTGATCCCGCGCATCGCTGGCAAGCCTGTCTACCTGGCCGAAAACGCGCCGGCCGATCCCAAGGACTTGGAGGCCATGGCCGCCAAGATCCGGGCGGCGATGAAACCCTAA
- the rplJ gene encoding 50S ribosomal protein L10, which yields MDRAQKQESIESLKSVFNDAGAVVVTHYMGLTVAEMTDLRLRLRKEGAAIKVVKNTLALKALDGKLGDTGSALFTGPVAIAYGPDAVSAAKVAVQFAKENDKLKIVGGVLDQTNVLDENAVRALATLPSLDELRGKLIGLIQAPATKIAGVLQAPAAQLARVFNAYATKDAA from the coding sequence ATGGACCGCGCTCAAAAGCAGGAGTCGATTGAATCGCTGAAAAGCGTGTTCAACGACGCCGGCGCTGTCGTCGTGACCCACTACATGGGTCTGACCGTTGCGGAAATGACCGACCTTCGTCTTCGCCTCCGCAAGGAAGGCGCCGCGATCAAGGTTGTGAAGAACACCCTGGCCCTTAAGGCTCTGGACGGCAAGCTTGGTGACACGGGCTCCGCCCTGTTCACCGGCCCGGTCGCCATCGCCTACGGCCCGGACGCTGTTTCGGCCGCCAAGGTCGCCGTGCAGTTCGCCAAGGAAAACGACAAGCTTAAGATTGTCGGTGGCGTCCTGGACCAGACCAACGTGCTGGACGAGAACGCGGTGCGCGCTCTGGCGACCCTCCCGTCGCTGGACGAACTGCGTGGCAAGCTTATCGGCCTCATCCAGGCTCCGGCGACCAAGATCGCTGGCGTCCTGCAGGCTCCGGCCGCCCAGCTGGCTCGCGTCTTCAATGCCTACGCGACCAAAGACGCCGCGTAA
- a CDS encoding YCF48-related protein — translation MKRRDFLATAAALTVSPSLVATPALARDERAQGVGGIRMPTSVADTELRGLSPTGGKRYWASGSKGWLIRGQDERQDAMRIVGAEKLDFRGLHAFDDNHVLAMSAGPGEASQLLRTKDGGKTWKRIAANPDPEGFWDSIAFIDSRRGFILGDPTKGRFTVLYTADGGETWTRLKDEGVPLAASNEGAFAASNGCVAIGPRGQVAFCSGGAGKARVYVSRGGSGVFVALDTPILADAPSKGAFAVAYDKHGALWVCGGDYQKPRAEGVNLARLDPGRVSFEAVAAPTGYLSGISVKGSTVMATGLAGTIVSRKGGPFQRVSGAPMNTVRLSSEKSAVLCGPKGAIGLWRA, via the coding sequence TTGAAGCGCAGAGACTTCCTCGCCACCGCCGCCGCCTTGACGGTCTCGCCCAGCCTGGTCGCGACGCCCGCCCTGGCGCGGGACGAGCGCGCTCAGGGCGTTGGCGGCATCCGCATGCCGACCTCGGTCGCCGACACCGAACTGCGGGGCCTCTCGCCGACCGGCGGCAAGCGCTACTGGGCCTCGGGCTCCAAGGGCTGGCTGATCCGCGGGCAGGACGAGCGGCAGGACGCCATGCGGATCGTCGGGGCCGAGAAGCTGGACTTCCGGGGTCTGCACGCCTTCGACGACAACCACGTCCTGGCCATGAGCGCCGGACCCGGCGAGGCCTCGCAACTGTTGCGCACCAAGGACGGCGGCAAGACCTGGAAGCGGATCGCCGCCAACCCGGATCCGGAAGGCTTCTGGGACTCGATCGCCTTTATCGACAGCCGGCGCGGCTTCATCCTGGGCGACCCGACCAAGGGCCGGTTCACGGTGCTCTACACCGCCGACGGCGGCGAGACCTGGACGCGGCTCAAGGACGAGGGCGTGCCCCTGGCCGCGTCGAACGAGGGCGCCTTCGCCGCCAGCAATGGCTGCGTGGCGATCGGCCCGCGCGGCCAGGTCGCCTTCTGCTCCGGCGGGGCGGGCAAGGCGCGGGTCTATGTCTCGCGCGGCGGGAGCGGCGTCTTCGTGGCGCTGGACACGCCGATCCTGGCCGACGCGCCGTCCAAGGGCGCCTTCGCCGTGGCCTACGACAAGCACGGCGCGCTGTGGGTCTGCGGCGGCGACTACCAGAAGCCTCGCGCCGAGGGCGTCAACCTGGCGCGGCTGGATCCGGGCCGGGTGAGCTTCGAGGCGGTCGCCGCCCCGACCGGCTACCTGTCGGGGATCTCGGTCAAGGGCTCGACCGTCATGGCCACCGGCCTGGCCGGGACCATCGTCAGCCGCAAGGGCGGGCCGTTCCAGCGGGTCTCGGGCGCGCCCATGAACACGGTGCGGCTCTCCTCGGAAAAGTCGGCCGTGCTGTGCGGGCCGAAGGGCGCGATCGGGCTCTGGCGGGCCTGA
- the rpoB gene encoding DNA-directed RNA polymerase subunit beta, whose protein sequence is MAQSFTGKKRIRKSFGRIPEAVQMPNLIEVQRSSYEQFLQREVRPGQRRDEGVEAVFKSVFPIKDFNERAVLEYVSYEFEEPKYDVEECIQRDMTFAAPLKVKLRLIVFETEEETGARSVKDIKEQDVYMGDIPLMTDKGTFIVNGTERVIVSQMHRSPGVFFDHDKGKTHASGKLLFAARVIPYRGSWLDFEFDAKDIVYVRIDRRRKLPATTFLYALGMDGEEILTTFYDVVPFEKRSGGWATPYKPERWRGVKPEFPLVDADTGEEVAPAGTKITARQAKKFADGGLKTLLLAPEALTGRYLARDAVNFSTGEIYAEAGDELDVTSIQALADQGFDTIDVLDIDHVTVGAYMRNTLRVDKNAVREDALFDIYRVMRPGEPPTVEAAEAMFKSLFFDAERYDLSSVGRVKMNMRLEQDVSDEVRILRKDDVLAVLKVLVGLRDGRGEIDDIDNLGNRRVRSVGELLENQYRVGLLRMERAIKERMSSVDIDTVMPHDLINAKPAAAAVREFFGSSQLSQFMDQTNPLSEITHKRRLSALGPGGLTRERAGFEVRDVHPTHYGRICPIETPEGPNIGLINSLATHARVNKYGFIESPYRRVKDGKPQDEVVYMSAMEESKHVIAQSNIAVFEGEIVDDLVPGRINGEPTLLQKETVDLMDVSPRQVVSVAAALIPFLENDDANRALMGSNMQRQAVPLVQSDAPLVGTGMEAVVARDSGAVVIAKRTGVVEQIDGTRIVIRATEETDAARSGVDIYRMSKFQRSNQSTCINQRPLVKVGDRINTGDIIADGPSTELGELALGRNALVAFMPWNGYNFEDSILISERIVRDDVFTSIHIEEFEVMARDTKLGPEEITRDIPNVGEEALRNLDEAGIVAIGAEVQPGDILVGKVTPKGESPMTPEEKLLRAIFGEKASDVRDTSLRLPPGVAGTIVDVRVFNRHGVDKDERALAIERAEIDRLGKDRDDEFTILNRNISGRLKDLLIGKVALSGPKGLSRGEITAENLSQVASGLWWQIALEDEKAMGELESLRRLFDENRKRLDRRFEDKVDKLQRGDELPPGVMKMVKVFVAVKRKLQPGDKMAGRHGNKGVISRILPIEDMPFLADGTHVDVVLNPLGVPSRMNVGQIFETHLGWACANLGKQITNLLEDWQHGGQKEALVTRLRDIYGPDEELPDTEEGLIELAKNLGKGVPIATPVFDGARMSDIEDHLEMAGVNKSGQSILYDGLTGEQFKRPVTVGYIYMLKLHHLVDDKIHARSIGPYSLVTQQPLGGKAQFGGQRFGEMEVWALEAYGAAYTLQEMLTVKSDDVAGRTKVYESIVRGDDTFEAGIPESFNVLVKEMRSLGLNVELENS, encoded by the coding sequence ATGGCGCAATCCTTCACCGGCAAGAAGCGGATCCGGAAGTCTTTCGGCCGCATCCCCGAAGCTGTGCAGATGCCGAACCTGATCGAGGTTCAGCGCTCTTCCTACGAACAGTTCCTTCAGCGCGAGGTCCGTCCGGGCCAACGCCGCGACGAAGGCGTCGAGGCGGTCTTCAAGTCGGTTTTCCCGATCAAGGACTTCAATGAGCGCGCGGTGCTCGAATACGTTTCGTACGAATTCGAAGAGCCCAAGTACGACGTTGAAGAGTGCATCCAGCGCGACATGACCTTCGCGGCGCCGCTGAAGGTCAAGCTGCGCCTGATCGTGTTCGAAACGGAAGAAGAAACCGGCGCCCGCTCGGTCAAGGACATCAAGGAGCAGGACGTCTACATGGGCGATATCCCGCTCATGACGGACAAGGGCACCTTCATCGTCAACGGCACCGAGCGCGTCATCGTCTCGCAGATGCACCGCTCGCCGGGCGTGTTCTTCGACCACGACAAGGGCAAGACCCACGCCTCGGGCAAGCTGCTGTTCGCCGCCCGCGTGATCCCGTATCGCGGCTCGTGGCTGGACTTCGAGTTCGACGCCAAGGACATCGTCTACGTCCGCATCGACCGTCGCCGCAAGCTGCCGGCCACGACCTTCCTCTATGCCCTGGGCATGGACGGCGAAGAGATCCTGACCACGTTCTACGACGTCGTCCCGTTCGAAAAGCGTTCGGGCGGCTGGGCCACCCCGTACAAGCCCGAGCGCTGGCGCGGCGTGAAGCCGGAGTTCCCGCTGGTCGACGCCGACACGGGCGAGGAAGTCGCTCCGGCCGGCACCAAGATCACGGCTCGCCAGGCCAAGAAGTTCGCCGACGGCGGCCTGAAGACCCTGCTGCTGGCGCCGGAAGCCCTGACGGGCCGCTACCTGGCGCGCGACGCGGTCAACTTCTCGACCGGTGAAATCTACGCCGAAGCCGGCGACGAGCTGGACGTCACCTCGATCCAGGCCCTGGCCGACCAAGGCTTCGACACCATCGACGTGCTGGACATCGACCACGTCACGGTCGGCGCCTACATGCGCAACACCCTGCGCGTGGACAAGAACGCCGTCCGCGAAGATGCGCTGTTCGACATCTATCGCGTCATGCGTCCGGGCGAGCCGCCGACGGTGGAAGCCGCCGAAGCGATGTTCAAGTCGCTGTTCTTCGACGCCGAGCGCTACGACCTGTCGTCGGTGGGCCGCGTGAAGATGAACATGCGCCTGGAGCAGGACGTGTCGGACGAAGTCCGCATCCTGCGCAAGGACGACGTCCTGGCCGTGCTGAAGGTCCTGGTGGGCCTGCGCGACGGTCGCGGCGAAATCGACGACATCGACAACCTGGGCAACCGTCGCGTCCGCTCGGTCGGTGAGCTGCTGGAAAACCAGTACCGCGTCGGCCTGCTGCGCATGGAACGCGCCATCAAGGAACGCATGTCGTCCGTCGACATCGACACCGTGATGCCGCACGACCTGATCAACGCCAAGCCGGCCGCGGCCGCCGTGCGTGAATTCTTCGGCTCCTCGCAGCTGTCGCAGTTCATGGACCAGACGAACCCGCTGTCGGAAATCACCCACAAGCGTCGTCTCTCGGCCCTCGGCCCGGGCGGTCTGACCCGTGAGCGCGCCGGCTTCGAAGTCCGCGACGTTCACCCGACCCACTACGGCCGGATCTGCCCGATTGAAACGCCGGAAGGCCCGAACATCGGTCTGATCAACTCTCTGGCCACCCACGCCCGCGTCAACAAGTACGGCTTCATCGAGAGCCCGTACCGTCGCGTGAAGGACGGCAAGCCGCAGGACGAAGTCGTCTACATGTCGGCGATGGAGGAATCCAAGCACGTCATCGCCCAGTCGAACATCGCGGTGTTCGAAGGCGAGATCGTCGACGACCTGGTCCCGGGCCGCATCAACGGCGAACCGACCCTCCTGCAAAAGGAAACGGTCGACCTGATGGACGTGTCGCCGCGCCAAGTCGTGTCGGTGGCCGCCGCCCTGATCCCGTTCCTCGAAAACGATGACGCCAACCGCGCCCTCATGGGCTCGAACATGCAACGTCAGGCCGTGCCGCTGGTGCAGTCGGACGCCCCGCTGGTCGGCACCGGCATGGAAGCCGTCGTCGCCCGTGACTCGGGCGCCGTCGTCATCGCCAAGCGCACCGGCGTGGTCGAGCAGATCGACGGTACGCGTATCGTCATCCGCGCCACCGAAGAGACCGACGCGGCCCGCTCGGGCGTCGACATCTACCGGATGTCGAAGTTCCAGCGTTCGAACCAGTCGACCTGCATCAACCAGCGCCCGCTGGTGAAGGTGGGCGACCGGATCAACACCGGCGACATCATCGCCGACGGTCCCTCGACCGAGCTGGGCGAACTGGCCCTGGGCCGCAACGCGCTCGTCGCGTTCATGCCCTGGAACGGCTACAACTTCGAAGACTCGATCCTGATCTCCGAACGCATCGTCCGCGACGACGTCTTCACCTCGATCCACATCGAGGAATTCGAAGTCATGGCCCGCGACACGAAGCTCGGCCCGGAAGAAATCACCCGCGACATCCCGAACGTCGGCGAGGAAGCCCTGCGCAACCTCGACGAAGCCGGCATCGTGGCGATCGGCGCCGAAGTCCAGCCGGGCGACATCCTGGTCGGCAAGGTCACGCCGAAGGGCGAAAGCCCGATGACGCCGGAAGAAAAGCTGCTGCGCGCCATCTTCGGCGAAAAGGCCTCGGACGTCCGCGACACCAGCCTGCGCCTGCCCCCGGGCGTCGCCGGCACGATCGTCGACGTGCGCGTGTTCAACCGTCACGGCGTCGACAAGGACGAACGCGCCCTGGCCATCGAACGGGCCGAGATCGACCGTCTGGGCAAGGACCGCGACGACGAGTTCACGATCCTGAACCGCAACATCTCGGGCCGCCTGAAGGACCTGCTGATCGGCAAGGTCGCGCTGTCGGGTCCCAAGGGCCTGTCGCGCGGCGAGATCACCGCCGAGAACCTGAGCCAGGTGGCTTCGGGCCTGTGGTGGCAGATCGCGCTCGAAGACGAGAAGGCGATGGGCGAACTGGAAAGCCTGCGCCGCCTGTTCGACGAGAACCGCAAGCGCCTGGACCGTCGTTTCGAAGACAAGGTCGACAAGCTGCAGCGCGGCGACGAACTGCCTCCGGGCGTCATGAAGATGGTCAAGGTCTTCGTGGCCGTGAAGCGCAAGCTTCAGCCGGGCGACAAGATGGCCGGCCGTCACGGCAACAAGGGCGTCATCTCGCGCATCCTGCCGATCGAGGACATGCCGTTCCTCGCCGACGGGACGCACGTCGACGTCGTTCTGAACCCGCTGGGCGTGCCTTCGCGCATGAACGTCGGTCAGATCTTCGAGACCCACCTCGGCTGGGCCTGCGCCAACCTCGGAAAGCAGATCACCAACCTGCTGGAAGACTGGCAGCACGGCGGTCAGAAGGAAGCCCTGGTGACGCGCCTGCGTGACATCTACGGCCCGGACGAAGAACTGCCGGACACCGAAGAGGGTCTGATCGAGCTGGCCAAGAACCTGGGCAAGGGCGTTCCGATCGCCACCCCCGTGTTCGACGGCGCGCGCATGAGCGATATCGAGGACCACCTCGAAATGGCCGGCGTCAACAAGTCGGGCCAGTCGATCCTGTACGACGGTCTGACCGGCGAGCAGTTCAAGCGTCCGGTCACGGTCGGCTACATCTACATGCTGAAGCTGCACCACCTGGTCGACGACAAGATCCACGCTCGTTCGATCGGTCCGTACTCGCTCGTCACGCAACAGCCGCTGGGTGGTAAGGCCCAGTTCGGCGGTCAGCGCTTCGGGGAAATGGAAGTGTGGGCTCTGGAAGCCTACGGCGCGGCCTACACCCTGCAGGAAATGCTGACGGTGAAGTCCGACGACGTGGCCGGCCGGACCAAGGTCTACGAGTCGATCGTCCGTGGCGACGACACGTTCGAAGCCGGTATCCCGGAAAGCTTCAACGTGCTGGTCAAGGAAATGCGCTCGCTCGGCCTGAACGTCGAGCTGGAGAACAGCTGA